The proteins below are encoded in one region of Centropristis striata isolate RG_2023a ecotype Rhode Island chromosome 12, C.striata_1.0, whole genome shotgun sequence:
- the mif gene encoding macrophage migration inhibitory factor isoform X2 → MPMFVVSTNVARSEVPAALLSEATEELAKAMGKPAQYIAVQINPDQMMMFGGKGDPCALCSLHSIGKISSAQNKQYSKLLCGLLNKHLGISPDRIYINFVDMDAVNVAWNNSTFG, encoded by the exons ATGCCGATGTTCGTGGTGAGCACAAACGTGGCTAGAAGCGAAGTACCAGCGGCTCTGCTGTCCGAGGCCACTGAGGAGCTGGCCAAAGCGATGGGCAAACCTGCACAG TACATTGCTGTGCAAATCAACCCAGACCAAATGATGATGTTTGGCGGAAAGGGGGACCCCTGCGCTCTCTGCTCCCTCCACAGTATTGGCAAGATAAGCAGTgctcaaaacaaacaatactCTAAACTTCTGTGTGGACTTCTCAACAAACACCTGGGCATCTCTCCTGACAg GATTTACATTAACTTTGTAGACATGGATGCAGTCAATGTGGCCTGGAACAACAGTACCTTTGGCTGA